One Caldanaerobius fijiensis DSM 17918 genomic window carries:
- a CDS encoding papain-like cysteine protease family protein has translation MSDYEIVCWAVCDSMIAAHYHDDVKDRTVDICNYVKGTYPAYADGWDDIIKGIQFGVKDSPVKPAKYLTYGVCSETAIKYQFNNNAPILARLQLDIGKHAVVLRYYIDGPKPGTEITEDQVGYNDPADGSHMESYKQFVSMWSDSLIFS, from the coding sequence ATGTCGGATTATGAAATTGTTTGTTGGGCAGTCTGTGATTCCATGATAGCTGCACATTATCACGATGATGTAAAAGATAGGACAGTGGACATTTGCAACTATGTTAAAGGAACGTATCCAGCATATGCAGATGGCTGGGATGATATAATTAAGGGTATACAATTCGGTGTAAAAGATTCTCCAGTAAAACCGGCAAAATATCTAACGTATGGAGTATGTAGCGAAACAGCAATTAAATATCAATTTAATAATAATGCTCCCATATTGGCACGGTTACAACTTGACATTGGTAAACATGCTGTTGTATTAAGATATTATATTGACGGACCAAAGCCTGGAACAGAAATAACAGAGGATCAAGTTGGTTATAATGATCCTGCTGATGGTTCTCACATGGAATCATATAAACAATTTGTTTCAATGTGGTCTGACAGCTTAATATTTTCTTAG